From the Thermococcus guaymasensis DSM 11113 genome, one window contains:
- a CDS encoding FtsZ/tubulin family protein yields MRAIIIGVGQCGTKIADLFSLVDFETLAINTSRGDLEYLKHIPQDRRILIGESLTGGKGVNANPVLGREAMKRDLSMVMRKISSMVGYEDVDIFFLTFGFGGGTGAGGTPVLAEALKEEYPDSLVVAIGALPLKEEGIRPTINAAITIDKLSKVADSIIAIDNNKLKEGDLDIAQAYEKINYTIVERIASLLALIDVPGEQTLDASDLKFVLKAFGSFATVGYAKARADQVKSLSKLIVKSFESEGLYLEANVESALYGLVAVHGPPEVLKAKEIFEALDELTERIKGKQIFRGFYPDPRTREVEVVTLLSGIYDSESIESIIRTAKEYASSFMMAKKEAEEKKRELLSGLPDFDDLYPGGENAD; encoded by the coding sequence GTGAGGGCTATAATCATTGGGGTCGGCCAGTGTGGGACAAAGATAGCCGACCTCTTCTCTTTAGTCGATTTTGAAACCTTGGCGATAAACACTTCGCGTGGGGATCTTGAGTATCTTAAACATATCCCTCAGGACAGAAGGATCCTCATAGGCGAAAGCCTGACTGGCGGAAAAGGCGTGAATGCGAATCCAGTTTTGGGAAGGGAGGCGATGAAGCGCGATCTGTCGATGGTCATGAGAAAGATCTCTTCAATGGTCGGCTACGAGGACGTTGATATCTTCTTCCTTACCTTTGGCTTTGGAGGCGGAACCGGAGCGGGCGGAACGCCGGTTTTGGCAGAGGCCCTAAAGGAGGAGTACCCGGATTCACTCGTTGTGGCAATTGGCGCCCTGCCCCTGAAGGAAGAGGGAATAAGGCCAACGATCAACGCGGCCATAACCATAGACAAGCTGTCCAAGGTCGCTGACTCGATAATAGCCATAGACAACAACAAGCTCAAGGAGGGAGACCTGGACATAGCTCAGGCCTATGAGAAGATAAACTACACCATTGTCGAGAGGATAGCCTCTCTCCTGGCTCTTATCGACGTTCCGGGCGAACAGACCCTCGATGCGAGCGATCTCAAGTTCGTCCTCAAGGCCTTCGGAAGTTTTGCAACAGTCGGCTACGCAAAGGCCCGCGCAGACCAAGTGAAGAGCCTCTCCAAACTGATCGTGAAGTCGTTCGAGAGTGAGGGACTGTACCTTGAGGCCAACGTGGAGTCAGCCCTCTATGGACTGGTTGCGGTTCACGGGCCTCCAGAGGTGCTCAAAGCGAAGGAAATCTTTGAGGCACTCGATGAACTGACGGAGCGTATAAAAGGAAAGCAGATCTTTAGGGGCTTTTATCCGGATCCCAGGACGCGGGAGGTTGAAGTTGTAACTCTATTGAGCGGCATCTACGACAGCGAGAGCATAGAGAGTATCATCAGGACTGCCAAGGAATACGCGAGCTCGTTCATGATGGCAAAGAAGGAAGCCG